From Canis lupus baileyi chromosome 16, mCanLup2.hap1, whole genome shotgun sequence:
gtggggggctggagggcctGGCAGCTGTCCCTCCGTCTGCTCTCCCGAGCTCAGGCCTGGCCTTGCTGCCCACCTCTTCCCAAAGGACCCCCAGGAGTAGTCCTGCGTGTGCAACAGAGTAAGGCCCCGGGCGCACGCGACAGCCATGTCGCCTCTACCCCGGGTCGGGCCAGGGGTCCCGCTTTAGGGCCCGAGAGGTGTCCCCCGGCCTGGGGGCAGTGAGGCCCTATGGGGAGCGGCGGGGCCGTCTCCCCCGCCTGGGGGCAGTGAGGCCCTATGGGGAGCGGCGGGGCCCCCCCCAcccagcgggctccctgcggcgGGGGGGGGCCCGACGGCGCTGtgcgcccgcccccgcgcccgcggccGATATAAGGCGGCCGCCGCCGaggccgccgccccgcgcccgcgtCCCCATGGCCCCGAGCGTCCCCCTGGTGGCCGCCGCCCTGGCGCTGTGCCTGCTGCTGGCGCCGCCCGGCCTCGCGTGGTACAAGCCGGCGGCCGGGCCCAGCTCCTACTCCGTGGGCCGCGCCGCGGGGCTGCTGGCCGGCTTCCGCAGGTCCCCGCACGCGCGCCGCTCCGAGCCCCCCGGGAGCGCGGGACCCCCGGGCCGGGCCGCCGCCGAGCCCCGCCGCCCGCGGAGCCTCgtgagtgtggggtgggggggcggggtcGGGGCGGGGTCTGGGTCAGGGCCCGGGTCAGGGCGGGGTCGAAGTCCGGGTcaaggcgggggcggggcgcggccaGATCGGGAGGGCGGGGTCCGGGTGGGGTCGGGGCGGGGTCAGGGGGTCGGGGCGtggtcggggcgggggcgggggcggggcggggtcagGCCCGGGCGCCCCCTCAGCCTCCTCCCGCCCCCAGGCCGCGTGTGTCAAGGAAGTCTCCCCGAACCTGCGGAGCTGCGAGCGGCTCCCCGACGGCCGCGCCACCTTCCAGTGCCGGGCGGACGTGTTCCTGTCGCTGCGCGCCGCCGACTGCCGCAGCGcctgagccccccgccccccgcggtaACCCGCCACGTGAATAAATGAGAagcagtgctcgcttcggcagcacatatactaaaaaaaagtgaataaatgagaAGCGCAGCTGGACTCCGAGTGGGGGCGGGCGGTGCCTGGGGACCCCGACTCCGCCGCCAGACACTGCGGGTCCCCAGCGGGTGTCCCAGCCCCCCCAGGCAGGCAGAGGCACCCCAAACCCTGGGGCAGAGAAGGTGCCCAGCTCGGGCCTCCGCGGTGACCACGCAGGCGCCCCacgcccgcccccaccccaggcggCTCCGCCCTGCTTCCTGGATCTCTTCGGGACAAGGCTGTTACTGGAGGGGCAGCCCCTGGGGTCACCCTTTCTTGGCGCTCCTGAAACACCTCGAAGTAGTAAGCACGGGGCAGTGGCCGCGGGGTGGGGAGCAGCCTGCGGACCTCACGGCGCCCCAGGAGGCCTGACAaggccgccccgcccctcgcAGGCCCAGCGCCCGCACTCAGCCCTCCTCCAGGCTAATCACCTACTTTATTGGGGGGAATCTGGGTTCATTCGAAACCCCAGCCTGCTGAGCCCGACCCTGAGGTCCCTTCTGGGCACGGACCGGGCCCTCCGGGGAGGCTGGCTGAAACGAGGTGGGCACTGTGCTGGGCGTCCCCCAACCCCGTGGGCGTGcagggccctgcactcagagGCTATGGGAGCCCCACAGCCCCGCTGCTCCCGAGCGCATGTCTCTCCAGGGGCACGGGCTTGCCAGGCTCTGGGCCTCCTTCGTCGGTCCCACAGGGCTCCCCGCTGCCCGCAGTCCTCAGCTGAGGGCCACAAGGGGGGATTCTGGACAGGTGTAGGGCTGATTGCTCCCGTCCTGCCCCATCCGACTCCATGCAGGGCAGGCTGGTCCCTCCTTGTCCCTCCGCTCATGAGACCCTGAAGCCCAGGGGACCAGGAGCCTCAAGTGTGGGGAAGCCGGACACCACCACGCCCCCAAAGCTGGGGGTCCCATGCCTCTCACGACTTTCTACCCTAActtggggaaggaggaaaggaaagctgGTGGTGGCTGCCCAGCCGAGGGTGGGGATGTGAACTTCCACGGTCACTTCCCTTCTGTGTCCTGCACGGGGTTCTAGTTACATCAACGGGAAGAAAAGGACAGGCCGTGTCTTAGAGGGAAAGGATCCCAGCCCTGTGCTCCGTGGGCCAGGCTGCAGGGTACGGCCTCACCCGGACCAGCTGCTGAGGAACGGATGCCCTTGGTGGGGGCTGAAAACACCCCCACCGTCCCCACCTCTGAACACGTCTGAACTACTGCTGTTCCCCCCTGCCCTAAACAATGaggtgaccagagtcagcaccCTACAGCCGCCGGGCTGCTCCCAGTGGGCCCTAAGATTCTCTGGGTCCAGTCAGGGAGCTGGAGCCCGGTCCTTCCTGGAGGTGTGGGCTCTGCAGAGCCACAGGGAGTGGCTCCCTTGGCCTCGGGACAGGGTCTCGGGGACGGGCTCCCTGGGATGGGGTCTCCGGGACCCAGGGACTCCTCGCTGCCAGGCCGCCCACACCCCTCCGCCGCCTCCCCGCTGCGTGGACGGTGGGGAGCGGGGCCAAGAGCTGGACACAGAACACCTCCCACCAGGTTTATTTGGTTGTACGCCAGCCAACTGGACAAAGTCGAGAGAACAGTCTGTGGGGAGACCAGCAAGGCCCAGGAAGTGGGGGGAGCGGGCCAGGGCCCAGGAGATGTGCCCACGCGAAGGAGGCATGGTCTGTGACCTGAAGGGCCAATGGGTGTCCCCTCCAGGTCTCTGCTCCCCTGAAGCTGGctgccagggaggctgggagggcagaAAGTGCTGGGCAGTTGGGCGTCCTGGgtctgcaggggctgggggaggagtggGAGCCAGGCCTTCTGTGGCGCACGGGGCGGTGCCCCCAGGCCGAAGGGACCCCGTGCTCATCCTGTGCTGGGCCACCCCGCTGTGCTGGGTACCCCTCTGTGCTGGGTGGGAAGACCAcccggcagggggtgggggcagcgccTGCCCCTTGGAAACCTCGGAACTGGGCGGCGAGGGGGAGCGCCGCAGTTAAGAACcgtggaaactgaggcctgcaGGCTGGGCAGCAGAGCGGGCCGGGCGTGGGACGTCCTGCGCTCACAGGTCACAGTCGCTCCGTCTCAGGCTGCGCCTCCTGTCGCCTCCTGGACTCCAGGAAGGCCAGCTCCTTGGCCTCTTTCTTCTGGTTGCGGGCCTCATACTCCAGCCTGGGGGCGGGCCGTGTGAGGGGTGCCCAGGCCTGGGGCCGTGGGGGCTGCGGGCaccaccccaggccccacccgCCACCCTCACCTGTTCTTGATGATGCGCTGCACAATGAGGTCTGTGGTAAGGTCACTGCCAC
This genomic window contains:
- the NPB gene encoding neuropeptide B, with product MAPSVPLVAAALALCLLLAPPGLAWYKPAAGPSSYSVGRAAGLLAGFRRSPHARRSEPPGSAGPPGRAAAEPRRPRSLAACVKEVSPNLRSCERLPDGRATFQCRADVFLSLRAADCRSA